A single region of the Candidatus Methanomethylicota archaeon genome encodes:
- a CDS encoding elongation factor EF-2 produces MPKYRQTEEIIKLMKNKEYVRNIGTLAHVDHGKTTLSDSLLAGAGLISQKVAAQALALDYVEIEQLRQMTVKAANVSLLHEWNGKSYVINLVDTPGHVDFTGHVTRSLRVMDGGICVVDSVEGVMTQTETVIRQSMEERVRPLLYINKIDRLIKELRLNPQEIQERLMKIIKDFNTLIDTYADPEFKNKWKVNPSKGQVAFGSALHKWGFTLPIIQAKGMKFSDIIDAYERNDIEFLQKEFPLHVAILDMVVNHIPNPIEAQKYRIPKIWRGDLNSPIGQAMLNCDENGPLVICVNKVVVDPHAGPVVTGRVFSGTVHEGEILYGLMAKSEGRVQQVSLYMGPYREVTNEISAGNIVALLGLENIRAGETLVRPDDKDKMVPFEKMKYISEPVVTIAIEPKFSRDLPKLVDALHRMAIEDPTLSVKINQETGEYLIAGMGSLHLEIALWDLKQRTGGLEIITSPPIVVYRETLTKSAGPFEGKSPNKHNRLYVTVEPLDEKTIELVQKGIVHEDMDSRERAKILREQAGWDTDIARGIWAIDSYINILVDATKGLQYMREIKDTIIQAFRLNVAEGPLCREPIRGLLVKIVDALIHEDPAHRGPAQIMPAMRDAMFQGFLSANPILLEPILKLDIKVPQEYLGGVTRVLAGKRGRIISMTQSGNNMNVIAEIPVAETFDLADQLRSATAGKAFWGTEFARWAPVPSNMMKDIIRKIRERKGLPPEPPKPEDFMSM; encoded by the coding sequence TTGCCAAAGTATAGACAGACTGAGGAAATTATAAAATTAATGAAAAATAAAGAATATGTTAGAAATATAGGGACTTTAGCTCATGTAGATCATGGTAAGACTACTTTATCTGATAGTTTACTCGCTGGCGCAGGTCTTATTTCTCAAAAAGTAGCAGCTCAAGCTCTTGCGTTAGATTATGTAGAAATTGAACAATTAAGACAAATGACTGTAAAAGCTGCAAATGTGAGTCTTCTTCATGAATGGAATGGGAAGAGCTATGTTATAAATCTTGTTGACACTCCAGGACACGTAGATTTTACAGGACATGTAACTAGATCACTGAGAGTAATGGATGGTGGAATATGTGTCGTAGATAGTGTTGAAGGTGTAATGACTCAAACAGAAACTGTAATTAGACAGAGTATGGAAGAGAGAGTTAGACCATTACTTTATATAAATAAAATAGATAGATTAATAAAAGAACTTCGTCTTAATCCACAAGAAATTCAAGAAAGATTAATGAAAATAATAAAAGACTTCAATACTCTTATAGATACATACGCTGATCCTGAGTTTAAGAATAAGTGGAAAGTAAATCCAAGTAAGGGACAAGTAGCTTTTGGATCAGCACTTCATAAATGGGGATTTACACTTCCAATAATACAAGCTAAAGGTATGAAATTTTCTGATATAATAGATGCTTATGAAAGAAATGATATAGAATTTTTACAAAAAGAATTTCCATTACATGTTGCTATTTTAGATATGGTAGTAAATCATATTCCTAATCCTATAGAAGCTCAAAAGTATAGAATTCCAAAAATATGGCGTGGTGATTTAAATAGTCCTATTGGTCAAGCTATGCTTAATTGTGATGAAAATGGTCCTTTAGTAATTTGTGTAAATAAAGTTGTTGTAGACCCTCATGCAGGTCCAGTTGTAACAGGAAGAGTTTTTTCTGGTACAGTACATGAAGGAGAAATATTATATGGTCTAATGGCAAAGAGTGAAGGAAGAGTTCAACAAGTAAGCTTATACATGGGGCCATATAGAGAAGTAACTAATGAAATTTCAGCTGGTAATATAGTTGCTCTATTGGGACTTGAGAATATAAGAGCAGGAGAAACCTTGGTTAGACCAGATGATAAAGACAAAATGGTTCCATTTGAAAAAATGAAGTATATTAGTGAGCCTGTTGTTACTATTGCCATAGAACCAAAGTTTAGTAGAGATTTACCAAAACTTGTTGATGCACTTCATAGAATGGCTATTGAAGATCCAACTTTATCTGTTAAAATAAATCAAGAAACTGGAGAATATTTAATTGCAGGTATGGGGAGTCTTCATTTAGAAATTGCTCTTTGGGACTTAAAACAAAGGACTGGAGGTTTAGAAATTATAACTTCTCCACCAATAGTAGTTTATAGAGAAACATTAACAAAATCTGCAGGTCCATTTGAAGGAAAATCTCCTAATAAACACAATAGATTATACGTCACTGTAGAACCTCTTGATGAAAAAACAATAGAACTAGTACAAAAGGGAATAGTTCATGAAGATATGGACTCTCGTGAAAGAGCAAAAATTTTACGTGAACAAGCTGGATGGGATACAGATATTGCTAGAGGAATTTGGGCGATAGATTCTTATATTAATATACTTGTTGATGCTACAAAAGGTCTTCAATATATGCGAGAAATAAAAGATACTATAATTCAAGCATTTAGACTTAATGTAGCAGAAGGACCATTATGTAGAGAACCTATAAGAGGTCTATTAGTAAAAATAGTTGATGCTTTAATTCATGAGGATCCAGCTCATAGAGGACCAGCTCAAATAATGCCAGCCATGCGTGATGCTATGTTTCAAGGATTTTTATCAGCCAATCCAATATTATTAGAACCAATATTAAAACTTGACATAAAAGTGCCACAGGAGTACTTAGGCGGTGTTACAAGAGTACTTGCAGGAAAAAGAGGAAGAATCATATCAATGACTCAAAGTGGAAATAATATGAATGTTATTGCTGAAATACCTGTAGCTGAAACTTTTGATTTAGCAGATCAATTAAGAAGTGCTACTGCAGGAAAAGCATTTTGGGGTACAGAATTTGCAAGATGGGCACCTGTACCTTCAAATATGATGAAAGATATTATAAGAAAGATAAGAGAAAGAAAAGGCTTGCCTCCAGAACCACCAAAACCAGAAGACTTTATGTCAATGTAA
- the hxlB gene encoding 6-phospho-3-hexuloisomerase, whose translation MSHIVKKFMQEIANYVLYASNIINEQEIDFFIKTLLDTMKNNKKVLVVGAGRSGLAGKAFAMRLMHLGFNVFVFGETISPALGEGDLVIAISGSGTTRLILTVASAAKEVKAKVIAITSHKDSPLAKIADYVIFVPGRTKLACENDYNVRQILGEHEPLAPLGTLFEITLNIFLDSLIADLMQCLGKTEEDLKVRHSTIE comes from the coding sequence ATGTCTCATATAGTTAAGAAATTTATGCAAGAAATTGCAAATTATGTTCTTTATGCATCAAATATTATAAATGAACAAGAAATAGACTTCTTTATAAAAACTCTTCTTGATACAATGAAAAATAATAAAAAAGTTCTTGTTGTAGGTGCAGGAAGATCTGGATTAGCAGGAAAAGCTTTTGCTATGCGTTTAATGCATCTTGGTTTTAATGTTTTTGTATTTGGAGAAACAATTTCACCTGCTCTTGGAGAAGGAGATTTAGTTATAGCAATTTCTGGTTCTGGTACTACAAGACTTATTTTAACAGTTGCTTCTGCAGCAAAAGAAGTTAAAGCAAAAGTTATTGCTATTACTTCTCATAAAGATTCACCATTAGCTAAAATTGCAGATTATGTTATATTTGTACCTGGAAGAACAAAATTAGCTTGTGAAAATGATTATAATGTAAGACAAATTTTAGGAGAACATGAGCCATTAGCTCCTCTTGGAACTCTTTTTGAAATTACATTAAATATATTCTTAGATAGTTTAATTGCAGACTTAATGCAATGTTTAGGTAAGACTGAAGAGGATCTTAAGGTGCGTCACTCTACAATAGAATAA
- a CDS encoding energy-coupling factor transporter transmembrane component T: MKAFSFQFKRESSIIHKIDPRAKLVYLILFTILVVYYSNPIILSLIFISSIPIVILGKVIDKWKISIRSALFFIIFIFIFNFIGIFWSTGSLENSIILSIAMSIRFLALISIFSTFFLTTSPEDLMQSMIQLKVPYEYALTFNMSMRFVPTLSRELQIIIDAQKSRGLELERGSIFQKIKKYIPILIPLIISSFRRAEMIADAMESRAFGASKRRTSLYTLTMSLKDYVFIFISLITFTILLLPKIIFGIN, translated from the coding sequence ATGAAAGCTTTTAGTTTCCAATTTAAACGTGAATCTTCAATAATTCATAAGATAGATCCAAGGGCTAAACTTGTATATCTTATATTGTTTACTATACTAGTTGTATATTATTCTAATCCAATAATATTATCTTTAATATTTATATCATCTATACCAATAGTTATTCTTGGAAAAGTAATTGATAAATGGAAGATTTCAATAAGAAGTGCTCTATTCTTTATAATATTTATTTTTATATTTAATTTTATTGGAATATTTTGGTCTACGGGCTCTTTAGAGAATTCTATTATTTTATCTATAGCTATGTCAATTAGATTCTTAGCTTTAATATCGATATTTTCAACATTTTTTTTAACAACTTCTCCAGAAGACTTAATGCAATCCATGATTCAATTGAAAGTACCTTATGAATATGCATTAACTTTCAATATGTCTATGCGTTTTGTACCTACACTTAGTAGAGAACTTCAAATTATAATAGATGCTCAAAAATCAAGAGGTTTAGAATTAGAGAGAGGTAGTATTTTTCAAAAAATTAAAAAATACATTCCAATATTAATACCATTAATAATAAGTTCTTTTAGAAGAGCAGAAATGATAGCAGATGCAATGGAGTCAAGAGCTTTTGGTGCAAGTAAAAGAAGAACTTCATTATATACCTTAACTATGAGTTTAAAAGATTATGTTTTTATATTTATATCATTAATTACATTTACTATTTTACTACTTCCAAAAATAATTTTTGGAATAAACTAG
- a CDS encoding ABC transporter ATP-binding protein, which produces MILFNNVYFSYSPGTYAIKNINLSINKGEMVAILGSNGAGKTTLVKHINGLLKPQIGSVIVLGKNTKEVSVAELARHVGLVFQNPDHQLFAETVEKEIMFALINFNFPQDEIKLRTEEALRKFDLIEYRDKSPFMLSGGEKKRLALASVLCYDPSIIILDEPTTGQDYNQKRNLMKILEKLNNEGKTIIVVTHDIEFVADFIPRCIIMSNGEIVADGPSNEILTKIDLLLSNNLIVPQLVEICYDFSINPPSINFEEVLLKIKMLMKGEY; this is translated from the coding sequence ATGATACTTTTTAATAATGTTTATTTCTCATATTCTCCAGGTACATATGCAATAAAAAACATAAATTTGTCGATTAATAAAGGTGAAATGGTTGCCATACTTGGAAGTAATGGAGCAGGAAAAACTACATTAGTAAAGCATATAAATGGTTTATTGAAACCACAAATTGGCTCTGTAATAGTACTTGGTAAAAATACTAAAGAAGTTAGCGTTGCTGAATTAGCAAGACATGTTGGATTAGTATTTCAAAATCCTGATCATCAATTATTCGCAGAGACTGTAGAAAAAGAAATAATGTTTGCTCTTATTAATTTTAATTTTCCACAAGATGAAATAAAATTGAGGACTGAAGAAGCTTTAAGAAAATTTGACTTAATCGAATATAGAGATAAATCTCCTTTTATGTTAAGTGGTGGAGAAAAAAAGAGACTCGCTTTAGCATCTGTACTTTGTTATGATCCATCTATAATTATATTAGATGAACCTACTACAGGTCAAGATTATAATCAAAAGAGAAATTTAATGAAAATTCTTGAAAAATTAAATAATGAAGGTAAGACAATAATAGTAGTAACTCATGATATTGAATTTGTAGCAGATTTTATTCCAAGATGTATAATTATGTCTAATGGAGAAATTGTAGCTGATGGCCCATCTAATGAAATTCTTACTAAAATTGATTTATTATTATCAAATAATTTAATAGTACCTCAATTAGTAGAAATTTGTTATGATTTTTCAATAAATCCTCCATCTATTAATTTTGAAGAAGTTTTATTAAAAATAAAAATGCTTATGAAAGGTGAATATTGA
- a CDS encoding ABC transporter ATP-binding protein — MAIVEIRNLTYKYPGSMKPALYNINLSINKGEFFLITGPSGCGKTTLCRCLNGLIPNSYGGDFSGEVIVDGLSTKNYPVHTIAQHVGLIFQDPENELFCTSVEKEIAFGLENLGLPREEIKKRVEESLAMMRISHLRDRAPYELSGGEQQKVAIAAILAMKPKILVLDEPTANLDPISSKSVLDLLFKLKEEIDITIILIEHRLEIIAKLVDRCAILNNGSILLIGKPEEVLYSDEAEAIGIGIPKVIRLAKSLGIKERPLTSKALAKAIMVRK; from the coding sequence ATGGCTATTGTAGAAATAAGGAATCTTACATATAAATATCCAGGATCAATGAAGCCTGCTCTATATAATATAAATTTATCAATTAATAAAGGAGAATTTTTCTTAATTACTGGACCAAGTGGATGTGGAAAAACAACATTATGTAGATGTTTAAATGGTTTAATTCCTAATTCTTATGGTGGTGATTTTAGTGGAGAGGTAATAGTTGATGGTCTTTCAACAAAAAATTATCCTGTTCATACAATTGCTCAACATGTTGGATTAATTTTTCAAGATCCAGAAAATGAATTATTTTGTACTTCTGTAGAAAAAGAAATTGCATTTGGTCTTGAAAATCTTGGATTACCTAGAGAGGAAATTAAAAAGAGAGTTGAAGAAAGCTTGGCAATGATGCGCATATCTCATCTTAGAGATAGAGCTCCTTATGAACTCTCTGGTGGAGAACAACAAAAAGTAGCAATAGCTGCTATTCTTGCTATGAAACCAAAAATACTTGTTTTAGACGAACCTACAGCTAATTTAGATCCAATAAGTTCTAAATCTGTTCTAGATTTATTATTTAAATTAAAGGAAGAAATTGATATAACAATAATATTAATTGAACATAGACTTGAAATTATTGCAAAATTAGTAGATAGATGTGCTATTTTAAATAATGGAAGTATATTACTTATTGGTAAGCCAGAAGAAGTTCTATATTCAGATGAAGCTGAAGCTATTGGAATTGGCATACCAAAGGTAATTCGTTTAGCAAAATCTTTAGGAATTAAAGAAAGACCACTTACTTCAAAAGCATTAGCTAAAGCTATAATGGTGAGAAAATGA
- a CDS encoding DHH family phosphoesterase, giving the protein MSDLINLIKNFNFITIVCHPNADPDSIGSAYALYSLFKSFGIITKIYIPESINLASKPLLEYLKIDLISEIPESEIFILVDTSSLDQIPNLKYYIKDKKIPYIIIDHHIPDKETIEGAKLSIIKDSSSTCEIIFDILKNYSLDEKALNALLTGIVYDSRRFLIKPKSSIITAYELIIRGADINKVFQFLSSEIDFSEKMAKLKGCARVRLFKISSWIIAITYVGAFEASVAKTLIDIGADASFVINKSNEFVRITGRLEDSFHNKTGLNLVNDIIKPLIEIFPGQGGGHAMAASVNLYNVNEDLISKLLDLISKKLNIPRNSILEVDIKK; this is encoded by the coding sequence TTGTCAGACTTAATAAACTTAATAAAAAATTTCAATTTCATAACTATAGTGTGTCATCCAAATGCTGATCCAGATAGTATTGGATCTGCTTATGCTCTCTATTCTTTATTTAAATCTTTTGGAATTATTACAAAAATATACATTCCAGAATCCATAAATTTAGCTTCAAAACCTTTATTAGAATATTTAAAAATTGATTTAATTTCAGAAATACCAGAATCTGAAATTTTTATTTTAGTAGATACAAGCTCCTTAGACCAAATTCCAAATTTAAAATATTATATTAAAGATAAAAAAATTCCATATATTATTATTGATCATCATATACCAGATAAAGAAACTATCGAAGGTGCTAAACTTTCTATAATTAAAGATTCCTCTTCTACATGTGAAATAATTTTTGATATTTTAAAAAATTATTCTCTTGATGAAAAAGCTTTAAATGCTCTTTTAACTGGAATTGTATATGATTCAAGAAGATTTTTAATAAAACCTAAATCTTCAATAATTACTGCTTATGAATTAATAATAAGAGGAGCTGATATAAATAAAGTTTTTCAATTTTTATCTTCAGAAATAGATTTTTCTGAAAAAATGGCTAAATTAAAGGGTTGTGCTAGGGTTAGACTTTTTAAAATCTCTTCTTGGATTATTGCAATTACTTATGTTGGAGCTTTTGAGGCATCAGTAGCTAAGACATTAATTGATATAGGAGCAGATGCATCTTTTGTAATAAACAAAAGTAATGAATTTGTAAGAATTACTGGAAGACTTGAAGATTCATTTCATAATAAAACTGGACTAAATCTAGTTAATGATATAATAAAACCACTTATTGAAATTTTTCCTGGTCAAGGTGGTGGTCATGCCATGGCAGCATCAGTTAATCTATATAATGTTAATGAAGATTTAATTTCAAAATTATTAGATTTAATTTCAAAAAAATTGAATATTCCTAGAAATTCTATATTAGAAGTTGATATAAAAAAATAA
- a CDS encoding DUF3194 domain-containing protein codes for MDFSLEKVKEACEIGEQVARNYIYSRINPKFLRNLEISIIYEDLSFTVDIFIEVLPTININIEEIIEEATNKALLEIDRFIRGNHPCQT; via the coding sequence TTGGATTTCTCCTTAGAAAAAGTAAAAGAAGCATGTGAAATTGGAGAACAAGTTGCAAGAAATTATATCTATTCAAGAATAAATCCTAAATTTTTGAGAAATTTAGAAATCTCCATAATCTATGAGGATTTATCTTTTACAGTAGATATTTTTATTGAAGTCCTCCCTACAATTAATATCAATATAGAAGAAATTATAGAAGAAGCAACAAATAAAGCACTTTTAGAAATTGATAGATTTATAAGAGGAAATCATCCTTGTCAGACTTAA
- a CDS encoding prefoldin subunit beta, with protein MSKQIPPQLQNQLIRLQEQQEQYKALLLRKQQFEMELKEVERALQECSNLPDNAIIYKSVGTLLFKTEKSKIVSELNEKKEELDLRIKTIEKQEQRLRQQLEELRKSIQASLSGTFTGS; from the coding sequence ATGTCAAAGCAAATACCTCCTCAATTACAAAATCAATTAATACGTCTTCAAGAGCAACAAGAACAATATAAAGCTCTTCTTTTAAGAAAACAACAATTTGAAATGGAACTTAAGGAAGTTGAGAGAGCTCTTCAAGAATGTTCAAATCTTCCTGATAATGCTATAATTTACAAATCTGTTGGGACTCTTCTCTTTAAAACAGAAAAGAGTAAGATAGTATCAGAATTAAATGAAAAGAAAGAAGAACTTGATCTTAGAATTAAAACTATAGAAAAACAAGAACAACGTTTAAGACAACAACTTGAAGAGTTAAGAAAATCTATACAAGCAAGTCTATCTGGTACATTTACTGGATCGTGA
- a CDS encoding KEOPS complex subunit Pcc1, with product MNNEKFSISSILVIETENEELTNTLYRILLPEVKTTKSKSTKVSIKRKDKNLYLYVEAKTTAGLRAILNSYLRWINSSLEVLKLNKNL from the coding sequence TTGAATAATGAAAAATTCTCAATATCTTCAATATTAGTAATAGAAACTGAAAATGAAGAATTAACTAATACCCTATATAGAATACTATTACCTGAGGTGAAAACAACAAAAAGTAAATCTACTAAAGTTTCTATAAAAAGAAAAGATAAAAATCTTTACTTATATGTAGAAGCAAAAACTACAGCTGGATTAAGAGCTATTTTAAATTCTTATCTTCGATGGATTAATTCTTCTTTAGAAGTTTTAAAACTAAATAAAAATTTATGA
- a CDS encoding 50S ribosomal protein L37ae, with protein sequence MGRTKTVGPAGSFGPRYGATIRKRYLAIKLKARNQKCPRCKSIDTLKREAAGIWICKFCGIKFAGGAYIAQTIMGKTLLPEELKELKKE encoded by the coding sequence ATGGGTAGAACAAAAACCGTTGGTCCTGCAGGAAGTTTTGGTCCAAGATATGGTGCTACAATAAGAAAAAGATATTTAGCAATAAAATTAAAGGCTAGAAATCAAAAATGTCCAAGGTGTAAGTCTATAGATACATTAAAAAGAGAAGCTGCAGGAATTTGGATTTGCAAATTCTGTGGTATAAAATTTGCTGGAGGTGCTTACATAGCTCAAACAATAATGGGTAAAACACTATTACCTGAAGAATTAAAAGAATTAAAGAAAGAGTAA
- the rrp42 gene encoding exosome complex protein Rrp42, translated as MSEVVPSIKKKHIIDLAESGKRIDGRSLTDIRKLEIKTNILDKAEGSATVKLGDTYVIAGIKFEIGTPFPDIPNEGVLSVNAEFLPLASPTFESGPPDERAIELARIVDRGIRSAEMIDTEKLCLIPGKKVWIVWVDIFILDHCGNLIDASALAALCALMTAKLPKTEIIGDSIKILDEYTPLPISNLPITITLAKIGNKLFVDPSIEEEEVMDCRISISFVEKENQDYVCAIQKGGSGTFTPEELIRAVEIAKVKSQELRKIVLSGGS; from the coding sequence ATGTCTGAGGTTGTTCCATCAATTAAAAAGAAGCACATTATTGATCTTGCAGAAAGTGGAAAGAGAATTGATGGACGTAGTTTAACTGATATTAGAAAATTAGAAATCAAAACAAATATTCTAGATAAAGCAGAAGGTTCAGCAACTGTTAAACTTGGAGATACTTATGTAATTGCAGGAATAAAATTTGAAATAGGTACACCTTTTCCTGATATACCAAATGAAGGAGTATTATCTGTAAATGCTGAATTCTTACCTTTAGCTTCTCCAACTTTTGAATCAGGGCCTCCTGATGAAAGAGCAATAGAACTTGCTAGAATTGTAGATAGAGGAATACGTAGTGCAGAAATGATAGATACAGAAAAATTATGCTTAATTCCTGGTAAGAAAGTTTGGATAGTTTGGGTTGATATTTTTATATTAGATCATTGTGGAAATTTAATTGATGCTTCTGCTCTTGCTGCTTTATGTGCTTTAATGACAGCAAAATTACCAAAAACAGAAATTATTGGCGATAGTATAAAAATTTTAGATGAATATACTCCACTACCTATTTCAAATCTTCCAATAACTATTACTTTAGCAAAAATTGGCAACAAACTTTTTGTTGATCCATCAATTGAAGAAGAAGAAGTAATGGATTGTAGAATAAGCATATCCTTTGTAGAAAAAGAAAATCAAGATTATGTATGTGCTATACAAAAAGGAGGCTCTGGTACTTTTACACCTGAAGAATTAATAAGAGCTGTGGAAATCGCTAAAGTTAAAAGCCAGGAGTTGAGGAAAATAGTTCTTAGTGGTGGTAGTTAA
- the rrp41 gene encoding exosome complex exonuclease Rrp41 gives MEIKKLITEDGLRIDGRRFDEIRPIKFRIGVLKNADGSAYVEWGKTKILVGVYGPREGHPKHLTLPDRCIVQARYHMAPFSVKERKSPAPSRREIELSKVVREALEPAIFVEMFPRTTIEIFAEVLQADGSTRCAAISAASLALADAGIPMRDLVASIAVAKVENQIVLDVKDEEDKYGSADMPMAMMPSKNLITLIQMDGLLTSEEFKKAFELAKKGCMEVYKRQRETLESYFKEIKVGFDNV, from the coding sequence ATGGAAATAAAAAAATTAATAACTGAAGATGGATTACGAATAGATGGACGTCGTTTTGATGAAATTAGACCAATAAAATTTAGAATAGGAGTTCTTAAAAATGCAGATGGATCTGCTTATGTAGAATGGGGTAAGACAAAGATACTTGTTGGCGTATATGGTCCTAGAGAAGGTCATCCAAAACATTTAACACTTCCTGATAGATGTATTGTACAAGCTCGTTATCACATGGCTCCTTTTTCTGTTAAAGAAAGAAAATCTCCAGCTCCTTCACGTAGAGAAATAGAACTTTCAAAAGTAGTGCGTGAAGCCTTAGAACCAGCTATTTTTGTAGAAATGTTTCCTAGGACAACTATAGAGATATTTGCAGAAGTACTCCAAGCTGATGGAAGTACTAGATGTGCTGCTATATCTGCTGCATCTTTAGCACTTGCAGATGCAGGTATACCTATGCGTGACTTAGTAGCTAGTATAGCAGTAGCGAAAGTTGAAAATCAAATAGTTTTAGATGTTAAGGATGAAGAAGATAAATATGGTTCTGCTGATATGCCAATGGCAATGATGCCATCAAAAAATTTAATTACTTTAATACAAATGGACGGTTTACTCACTTCTGAAGAATTTAAGAAAGCTTTTGAATTAGCAAAAAAAGGTTGTATGGAAGTCTATAAAAGGCAAAGAGAGACTTTAGAATCTTATTTTAAAGAAATTAAGGTGGGATTTGATAATGTCTGA
- the rrp4 gene encoding exosome complex RNA-binding protein Rrp4: MINITINFTPRQIVSPGYLLAEGKYEVGENVYKENDKFYSTVIGLAELRNNTIAVIPLRGLYIPSVGDLVIGKIIDVIPTAWILDIRAPWNAILFAKEFLTKPLNVLKEDIRSYLDVGEMVIAKVTSFDRTKNPLLTAKGQGLGKVQKGMIIEVNPTRVPRIIGKKGSMISLLKKETGCQIYVGKNGRILISGKSREDEILVSEAIKKIELEAHIGGLTDRIKDFLIKRR, encoded by the coding sequence GTGATAAATATTACAATAAATTTTACTCCTAGACAAATAGTTAGTCCTGGTTATTTATTAGCTGAAGGAAAGTATGAAGTAGGTGAGAATGTTTATAAAGAAAATGATAAATTTTACTCTACAGTAATTGGTTTAGCAGAATTAAGAAATAATACAATTGCTGTAATACCTTTAAGAGGCCTCTATATCCCTTCTGTTGGTGATTTAGTAATAGGTAAAATAATAGATGTTATTCCAACAGCATGGATTTTAGACATAAGGGCTCCATGGAATGCTATTTTATTCGCTAAGGAGTTTTTAACAAAACCTCTTAATGTTTTAAAAGAAGATATTCGTAGTTATTTAGATGTTGGAGAAATGGTTATTGCAAAAGTGACTTCGTTTGATAGAACAAAAAATCCTTTACTTACTGCAAAAGGACAAGGTTTAGGAAAAGTTCAAAAAGGAATGATTATAGAAGTAAATCCAACAAGAGTCCCAAGAATTATTGGAAAAAAAGGATCAATGATAAGTTTACTTAAAAAAGAGACTGGTTGTCAAATTTATGTTGGAAAAAATGGAAGAATTTTAATAAGTGGAAAATCTAGAGAAGATGAAATCTTAGTTTCAGAAGCTATAAAAAAAATTGAACTTGAAGCTCATATAGGTGGTTTAACTGATAGAATTAAAGATTTCTTAATTAAGAGGAGGTAG